The proteins below come from a single Leopardus geoffroyi isolate Oge1 chromosome D3, O.geoffroyi_Oge1_pat1.0, whole genome shotgun sequence genomic window:
- the SDS gene encoding L-serine dehydratase/L-threonine deaminase, giving the protein MTSGEPLHVQTPVRDSMSLSKVAGTSVYLKMDSVQPSGSFKIRGIGHLCRMWAEQGCEHFVCSSAGNAGMAAAYAARKLGIPATIVVPSTTPALTIERLKNEGAVVKVVGEMLDEAFELAKALAKNNPGWVYIPPFDDPLIWEGHTSIVKELKETLSAKPGAIALSVGGGGLLCGVVQGLQAVGWGDVPVIAMETAGAHSFHAATTAGKLVSLPQVTSVAKALCVKTVGAQALKLFQEHPIFSEVISDQEAVAAIEKFVDDEKILVEPACGAALAAVYSRVVQKLQAEGKLRAPLSSLVVIVCGGSNISLGQLRALKEQLGMKNGLPE; this is encoded by the exons ATGACCTCTGGAGAGCCCCTGCACGTGCAGACCCCCGTCCGTGACAGCATGTCCCTGTCCAAAGTGGCGGGCACCAGCGTCTATCTCAAGATGGACAGCGTCCAACCTTCAGGCTCCTTCAAGATCCGGGGCATTGGACACCTCTGCAGGATG TGGGCTGAGCAAGGCTGTGAACATTTCGTCTGCTCCTCGG CGGGCAACGCAGGCATGGCAGCCGCCTATGCCGCCAGGAAGCTGGGCATCCCTGCCACCATCGTCGTGCCCAGCACCACACCTGCCCTCACCATCGAGCGGCTCAAGAATGAGGGCGCCGTGGTCAAGGTGGTGGGTGAG ATGTTGGATGAGGCCTTTGAGCTGGCCAAGGCCCTGGCAAAGAACAACCCAGGCTGGGTCTATATTCCTCCCTTTGACGACCCCCTCATCTG GGAAGGCCACACTTCCATCGTGAAAGAACTGAAGGAGACACTGAGTGCCAAGCCGGGGGCCATCGCGCTGTCGGTGGGTGGCGGGGGCCTGCTGTGCGGAGTGGTCCAGGGGCTGCAGGCGGTGGGCTGGGGGGACGTGCCCGTCATCGCCATGGAGACCGCCGGAGCCCACAGCTTCCACGCCGCCACCACTGCGGGCAAGCTCGTCTCCCTGCCCCAGGTTACCAG CGTGGCCAAGGCCCTGTGCGTGAAGACCGTGGGGGCTCAGGCCCTGAAGCTGTTTCAGGAACACCCCATTTTCTCTGAGGTGATCTCGGACCAGGAGGCTGTGGCCGCCATTGAGAAGTTTGTGG ATGACGAGAAGATCCTGGTGGAGCCCGCCTGCGGGGCGGCCCTGGCCGCCGTGTACAGCCGCGTGGTTCAGAAGCTTCAAGCGGAGGGGAAGCTCCGTGCCCCGCTGTCCTCCCTCGTGGTCATCGTCTGTGGCGGCAGCAACATCAGTCTGGGCCAGCTGCGCGCCCTCAAGGAACAGCTGGGCATGAAGAACGGGCTGCCCGAGTGA